CATGCGCGCCTCCGAAACCCGCGGGCGCGAGCACCCCGAGCCCGAGTCGGCCTACCGCACGCCCTTCCAGAAGGACCGGGACCGTGTGCTGCACACCACCGCCTTCCGGCGGCTGGAGTACAAGACCCAGGTCTTCGTCAACTACGAGGGCGACTACTACCGCACCCGGCTCACCCACACCCTCGAGGTCGCCCAGGTGGCGCGCAGCCTGGCGCGGGCGCTGGGGTTGAACGAGGACCTGGCCGAGGTCGTGGCCATGGCCCATGACCTGGGGCATCCGCCCTTCGGCCACGCCGGGGAGCGGGTGCTGGCCGAGCTGATGGAGGCCCACGGCGGCTTCGACCACAACAAGCAGTCGCTGCGCATCGTCACCTGGCTCGAGCGCCGCTACCCCGGCTTCCGCGGGCTCAACCTCACCTGGGAGGTGCGCGAGGGCATCGTCAAGCACGAGACCGTCTACGACCTGCCCTCGGCCGAGGACTACGAGCCGCAGCGGCGCCCCACCCTGGAGGCGCAGATCGTCAACCTGGCCGACGAGATCGCCTACAACGCCCACGACCTCGACGACGGCCTGCGGTCGGGGCTGCTGCGCCCGGGGCAGCTCGCCCAGGTCGAGGTGCTGCGCGAGCTCGCCGCCGAGCTCGAGCTCGACCTCGAGCGGCTGTCCGAGTTCGACCGCCGCGTCTTCATCCGCGAGCTGCTGGGGCTGATGATCACCGACGTGGTCGCGGCCACCGACGCGGTGATCGCGGCCGAGGGCATCGGGAGCCTCGACGACGTGCGGCGCTTCCCCGTGCCGCTGGCGCGCTACTCCGAGCGGCTGGGGGCGCAGATGGCCGAGCTGCGCGGCTTCCTCTACGCCAACCTCTACCGCCACTACCACATCGTGCGCCAGGTGGCCAAGGCCAAGCACGTCCTGGAGCGGCTCTTCGAGGCCTACACCCAGATGCCCGAGATGCTGCCGCCCGGGGTGCAGACCGCCGCCGAGGAGGAGGGGCTGTTCCGGGCCGTCTGCGACTACATGGCGGGGATGACCGACCGCTACGCCCTCGACGAGTACGCGCGCATCTTCGATCCCTACGGACGCTAGCCGCCGGGGTTGGGGTTCTTCCAAAGCGCCAGGCCGCGCACCGGGGCGTAGACCTCGATGGGCTCCAGCGGCTCCCCGTCGGCCGAGAAGCGGTGGATGCGGTCCGAGCCCCTGCGGGCCGCGTAGAGGATGCCCAGGCTGTCGACGACGACGTCCACCAGGCTGAGCGGGTCCTCGTTCTGCATCGCCGGCAGCGCCAGGCTCTGGATGACCCTGCCCTCGGGGTCGAGCTTGCGAATCTTCTGGGCGTCGGCGTCGAAGATGTAGAGGTGGTCGGCCTCGTCGATGCCGAGGCCCGAGAGCACGCGCAGCTCGTCCGAGCCCTTGCTCTTGCGGAAGGCGTAGCGCGAGAGGTAGCGCCCCTCCAGCGAGAAGCGCTGCACCTGGCGGTTGCCGTAGTCGAGCACGTAGAGGAAGTGGCGGCTGGCCACGATCTTGCGCGGGGTGTTGAACTGGCCCTTGCCCGCCCCCTTGCCACCGAAGCGCCCCAGCGGGGTGCCCTCGAGGTTGAAGCGCTGAATCACGTGGTTCTCGCTGTCGAGGACGAGCAGCTCGCCCAGCTCCGAGGCCGTCACCGAGGCGGGGTAGAGGAATTCGCCGGGCTTGACGCCGTAGGGGCCGATCGAGGCCACCAGCTTGCCCTCGGGGCTGAAGCGGTGAACCATGCGGCTCTGCCCCGAGCCGTACTCGAAGACGGTGATCCAGACGTGCCCTTCGCGGTCCACGGTCAGGTCGAGCGGGGGCGAGGCGAACATGCCGGGGGCGGTGCCCACGCCCGAGAAGAGCTTCAGCGGGGTGCCGTCGGGCTCGAGCAGCCGGATGGAGCCGCGCTTGGCCTCGGCGGCCACGGCCAGGTAGAAGGGGCGCGAGAGCTCCTGGGTGTCCTTGAACTTGCCCTTGAGGGTCTCGATCACCTCTTCGAGGGTGGGGCGCTTGTCGGCCTCCTTGGCCAGCATGCGCATGATCAGGTCGTTGATGGGGGCGGGGATCTCGGGGTTCAGCTGTTTGGGGGGCGTGGGCAGCTCGTAGATCTGCTGGTGGATCACCGACTCGTAGCCGCCCTGGAAGGGCGCCTGGCCGGTGAGGCTTTCGTAGAAGACGATGCCCAGGCTGTAGATGTCGGAGCGGTGGTCGATCCGCTGCCCCTTGGCCTGCTCGGGGCTCATGTAGAC
The DNA window shown above is from Oceanithermus desulfurans and carries:
- a CDS encoding protein kinase domain-containing protein encodes the protein MIEYTVALSLFLLTLVLALRLNTSLMALLGVGVIGAEVALLGYAGGAVGPALGLGSLGLVAYPVALRPARVRGRRKRRPRRARGPKARRNPTLRETTAPELERRYEILDRIGIGGMASVYKARRKSDGRMVALKIPQEKFVSDTRFVKRFHREAEVLQKLKHPNIVRVYDHGAFGDTHYIAMEFLDGEELDRLIENRRLTVPAAINIMRHVADALRHIHAQGIIHRDIKPGNIMILRSAIDEEGRVDPKGVRLMDFGIAAGKVLTRLTITGARIGTPVYMSPEQAKGQRIDHRSDIYSLGIVFYESLTGQAPFQGGYESVIHQQIYELPTPPKQLNPEIPAPINDLIMRMLAKEADKRPTLEEVIETLKGKFKDTQELSRPFYLAVAAEAKRGSIRLLEPDGTPLKLFSGVGTAPGMFASPPLDLTVDREGHVWITVFEYGSGQSRMVHRFSPEGKLVASIGPYGVKPGEFLYPASVTASELGELLVLDSENHVIQRFNLEGTPLGRFGGKGAGKGQFNTPRKIVASRHFLYVLDYGNRQVQRFSLEGRYLSRYAFRKSKGSDELRVLSGLGIDEADHLYIFDADAQKIRKLDPEGRVIQSLALPAMQNEDPLSLVDVVVDSLGILYAARRGSDRIHRFSADGEPLEPIEVYAPVRGLALWKNPNPGG
- a CDS encoding deoxyguanosinetriphosphate triphosphohydrolase, encoding MRYTRERLLELEDRALAPYAMRASETRGREHPEPESAYRTPFQKDRDRVLHTTAFRRLEYKTQVFVNYEGDYYRTRLTHTLEVAQVARSLARALGLNEDLAEVVAMAHDLGHPPFGHAGERVLAELMEAHGGFDHNKQSLRIVTWLERRYPGFRGLNLTWEVREGIVKHETVYDLPSAEDYEPQRRPTLEAQIVNLADEIAYNAHDLDDGLRSGLLRPGQLAQVEVLRELAAELELDLERLSEFDRRVFIRELLGLMITDVVAATDAVIAAEGIGSLDDVRRFPVPLARYSERLGAQMAELRGFLYANLYRHYHIVRQVAKAKHVLERLFEAYTQMPEMLPPGVQTAAEEEGLFRAVCDYMAGMTDRYALDEYARIFDPYGR